A stretch of DNA from Lysinibacillus sp. B2A1:
GCATTATTCAGATTAGGGGCAAAAAGAATTGCTTGCAGTGCTTCATCAACAATAATAATAAATAATAAAATTAAGATTAGTTCATTAAGAAAAAGGAAAATAAAAAAATCACAGAGTAATCAATTAAATATACAAATTGATAATGAATATGAAGAGTTTTGGAATATATTAAAGAATAACTTGGAAGATAGACACGGCACAAAACCAGTTCATTCTGTCGAAGAGTTAAAGTTATTAAAAAAAAGATTTCCAAATGAAATTAAATTATTTTCAGTTTACTTCAATAATGAATGTTTAGCGGGTGCCTTGATTTATATTGTTGGGAAGGTAGCGCATGTACAGTACATTGCATCTAATGACATTGGTAAGCAAGTGTCGGCTTTAGATTATTTATTCAATTATTTAATTGAAGATGTTTTTAATGATATGAATTATTTTGATTTTGGAACGTCAGTGGAAGAGAACGGATATAAATTGAATGAAGGTTTGATTTTCCAAAAGGAAGGTTTTGGTGCGAGAACTGTTGTATATAATCATTACGAATATTATTTAGAAGAGGTACTAAAATGATTTCATTTTTAGATTTAAAAAAAATTAATAACAAGTATGAAGCAGAACTAAAACAAGCAGCTTCACGTGTAATTGATAGCGGCTGGTATATTTCTGGTGAAGAAGTAGATGCCTTTGAGAAAGAGTTTGCAACATATTGTGGTACAAAGCATTGTATCGGTGTTAGTAATGGATTAGATGCTTTGAAATTAATATTACAGGCCTATGGTATTGGTGAAGGAGATGAAGTAATTGTACCTTCAAATACGTACATCGCTTCGTTATTAGCTATTTCACAAGTAGGTGCAATGCCAATTTTAGTTGAGCCAAATCTTGAAACTTATAATATTAAGCCAACATTAATAGAAGAAAAAATCACACCAAATACAAAGGCAATTTTAGTTGTTCATCTTTATGGTCGTGTTGTGGAGATGTCCCCGATAATGGAAATGGCTGCAAAATATAACTTAAAGGTCATTGAGGATGCTGCACAGTCACATGGAGCGGAATATAATGGCCGACGTGTTGGAAATTTAGGAGATGCAGCAGGCTTTAGCTTTTATCCAGGAAAGAACTTAGGTGCTTTAGGAGATGCTGGTGCTATTACAACAAATGATGACACTTTAGCAGAAAGAGTAAAGGCATATCGAAATTATGGTTCCCACAAAAAATATGAAAATCTTTATAAAGGTTATAACCATAGATTAGATGAAATGCAGGCTGCTTTTTTACGAGTGAAACTACCTTATTTGGATAAAGAGAATACTATTCGACATCATTTAGCGAAAATGTATTTAAATCATATCAAAAATGAGCTAATTACACTACCAAGCATTCCAAACCACGAGGAAGAGTGTGTTTGGCATGTATTTACAGTTCGAGTTAAAAATCGCCAACAATTTAAAAATTATTTAACAGAGCATGATATTCAAACAATTATTCACTATCCGATTCCACCACACCAGCAAGTGGCTTATAGTGAATGGAATGAGTTAAGCTACCCAGTGTCCGAGCAAATTCATCTTGAAATTATTAGCATTCCTATTTCTCCAGTACAAACAGAAGAGGAAACGTGGAAAGTAATCGAAGTAGTAAATAATTTTAAAGGTTAATAGAGAGAGAGCTTATGAATTTTTTTAAAACAAGTTTATTGTCTGCGATATCAACTTTTATCAAATTAGCTTCAGGTCTTGTTATTAATAAAGTGATTGCTGTTTATATAGGTCCTGCCGGTGTTGCTCTAATCGGGCAGTTTCAAAATTTTTTAAATGTCGTAGTGACACTTGGTAACGGAGCTATCAATTCTGGTGTAACAAAATATGTTGCAGAATATAATGATAAAGATTTAATGAAAAGAGATGCCTACATCACTGCTGCTATTAAGATTACTTTAGTTGTTTCTGTGATATTGGGTATAACGCTTATTACTAGCAGTCGATTTATTTCTGAAACCTTATTTAATACAGTAGACTATCATATTTTATTTAAAGTACTTGGTGGAACATTGTGGCTTATTGGTCTTAACTCAATTATATTATCAATTATTAATGGTTTAAAAAAAATACGACTATTTATTACAATTAATGTTACTGGTAGTTTATTATCACTGCTATTCACCACTATTTTAACTATTAAGTATAATCTTTGGGGTGCCTTACTAGCCATGATTCTTGTACAGGCACTATTATTGTTTATTTCATTGCCAATTGCTTTGAAAAGATTAAACATTCAATTTAGTTTAAAGAAGAAGTCTTTATCAAGCGAATATTATAAAAAGCTCTTAGCATTCTCTTCAATGTCTATTGTTTCAATTATTTGTGTTTCTGTTACACAGATAGCAATACGAAATCACCTAGCAAATTCATTTTCCTTACAAGAAGCAGGGTATTGGCAATCTATTTGGATGATTTCCACGATGTATTTAATGATAATTACAACTGCTCTTTCCACGTATTATTTACCTAGACTGTCAGAGTTGAATAATGTTATTGATTTAAAAAAGGAAATAGTATCAGGGTATAAAATTATTATTCCATTTGTAATAATTTCTGCTACATCTATCTATTTATTAAGAGATTTCATTATCGCTATTTTATTTACAAATGAATTTTATCCTATGAGGGACTTGTTTTTTTATCAATTACTTGGGGATTTCTTTAAAATGTGTAGCTGGGGATTAGCATATTTAATGATTGCAAAAAAAATGACTAGCACATTTATTATAACTGAGATTGGATTTTCAATGTTCTTTTATATTTTAACAGTAATTCTAACGGATCAAAATGGAGTCATAGGAGTAACATATGCATATGCTATAAATTATTTTATTTATACGATAATTATTATTTTAGTTATAAGAAAATGGATGAATAAGATTGGATAGATCAAAATGAAAAAAATTCTATTATTGGGCGAATATAGTGGACTGCATACTAATTTAAAAAGTGCTTTAGTGAGGTTGGGACATGAGGTAACTTTAGCTTCTGCAGGTGATGGAAAAAAGGGTATATATGGTGATTTAAATTTAAATTTAGAATCTACTACGAGGATAGGGAAATTTAAAGAATTGAAAAATATTTTAGAGGGTCTCGAAGGCTATGATATTGTTCAATTTATTAATCCTTACGTCTCACATAAATTAGGAGTTTTATTGTATAATACAATCTATTCAAAAAATGACAAAATTTATTGTGTTGCTGCAGGAGACGATGTAGAGTTTTTAAGCTTTGTATTAAATGGGGGGATGACACCCTATACAGTATTTGATGAATATATTGAACAAAATCATAAATTGGAATATACATCCCTTTTGGATAAATATTTACACAGGAGATTTATGTCTAATATGGATGGAATTATACCCGCGATGTGGGAGTATGCAGAAAGCTATCGGAAAAGTATGTATCAAAATAAATTAAAGGAAACAATACCACTTTCAATTGATTTAGAGAAGATTCAATATGAAGAACCCAAGATAGGAAATAAAATAGTATTCTATCATGCATCTAATAGACCTCTATTTAAGGGGACAGCAAATATTATTAAGGCAATGGAGATATTTAAAAGTAAATATCCGAATGATGTTGAAATGATAAATGCAGATTTTTTACCACTAAATGAATACTTAGAAGTCATGTCCAAAACTCATGTTGTAATTGATCAATGTAGAAGCTTTTCTTATGGTATGAATGCATTATATAGTGGTGCTAAAGGGAAAATAGTTATGAGTGGTTCTGAAGAAGTTGCAATGAAAGAGTTAAAAGTGGAAAACTCTCCTATTATTAATATTACACCTGATATATCTCATATTCTCAATGAGTTTGAACGTATTTTAGAAAATAAGCATAAAATTCTTGAAATGTCTCATGAAATCAGGGAGTATATTGAAGAAGTACATGATTGTTCAAAAATAGCTCTGAGGTATTTAAATACATGGAAATAACTCAACCCCGATTTTTCATTCTAGTGTAGGGTAGTACAAAGAAACAGGCGTTTAAATAACTTGTCACAACACGTATTTCTTTACCCTCCACTCATGAATTGACATTTTCGTGCTGTATCTACATAATTAAATTCTCTTAAGATTGTTTGCTATTCTGCCTCCGAAAGAAAGTTTTGAATGAGTGTAAAAAACGTGTTATTTTGTTTCAAAAGATATTATTCATTTCGTAATTGCTTCTGTGGTAACTAACACTTTATATGAGAATCTTTCTTTTGTTTAATCTTTATAGGAAGAAACTTTATTATCAACATACATGCATTTATATTTTATTAATTTTAATTTAGAATTATCTGATTAAATTATAGTTCTCTCTGACATTGAATAGAAATGAGGAAAAGTAGATTGGAATTTTCTTTAATAGTATGTACTTTAGGAAGAAGTATTGAAATAGAAGAATTATTTGAATCCTTAGAAAATCAAAAATTTAAGGATTTTGAAGTGATTCTTATAGATCAAAATGAAAAAAACTTATTGGAAGACATAGTAGCCAAGTCTCAAATGAAAATAAAGATTAAACATATAAAATCAAAAGAAAAAGGGTTATCTAAAGCAAGGAATCGAGGAATTAAAGTAGCTAGTGGAAATTATATTGCATTTCCAGATGATGATTGTCAGTATAATTCAGATACACTCTTAAAAATATTTAATATGTTTCAAAATACTAACTATGATTTTATTACATGTAATACCAAAGAAAAAGATTCAAATAATGCATTAGTAAGTTTACCCAATACGAAAAAAATAATGCAGCATAATTTTTATAAAATTTACGGGGTATCCTTTACTCTTTTTTTTAACAAAAAAGTAATATCTAAAGTAGGAGAGTTTGATGAAACATTAGGAGTGGGTTCAGGAACAATTTTTGGGGCAGGAGAAGAGACGGATTATTTAATTAGAGTTGTAAAAAATAATTATAATGGGTTATATATTCCAAATATATATGTATATCATCCAGCTAAAGAATTAATCTATAATCAGGCTACTTTTAAAAGAGCGTTAATGTATGGAGGAGGTATGGGAAGGGTTGTAAAAAAACATTTTAACTTTTTGAGAACGTCTAGAGCAATTATCGCTCCATTAATCAAGTCAATATTAAGTATTAGTAATATCAATAAAGCAAAGTTTTATTTTATAAATTTTATTGGAACGTTAAGAGGGTACTATAAAAGCTAAAATTGATACCTTACAAAGTATGGGGATATTTATATGTATATTATGTTGATTATGCTATTATTTATAGTATTTTTTTATTTTCTAATAGATAAAAAACTTAAGCTTGGATTAAGCAATATATTCGCCATGCTTTTTTTTACTTTTTTAACATGTTTGGCCGGTTTACGCTATGGTGTTGGATTAGATTACTTTAGTTATGAAGATTGGTTTAAATATTGGGATATGTCTTTTTCTTCCGAATGGATATATATGTTTATTATGTATATAGTGAAAATGGCAAATGGAGAATTTTATATTATTACAATTATTATGGCTATTGTAACCAATCTTTTTATTTATTTAGGTATTAAAAATTGGGGAGTAAAGGGGGAATATCTATTCTTGTCCGTTCTGTTGTACTGTTCAGAACATTTTTTAATTTATTTAAATTTAATGAGGCAGGGTGCAGCCGTTGCTATATTTTTCTACGCCAGTAAATTTATAGTGACAAGAAGCTTCAAAAAATATCTTCTTTTTATTATATTAGCTAGCGGTTTCCATTACTCTGCGATCTTTCTTTTAGTATTATATTTTCTTCCTAATATTAGAATAAAATATAAATTGTATTGCACTTTGCTAATTGTTGCAATTTTAGTTACTTATTTAGGAATTACGAATGAAATATTAAATTTTATAGTTAAATTTACTCCTTATAGTGATAAATATTACAATCATGTTTATCTACAATCAGGTGATATTGACTGGTTTTCACCAGTAGTGTTATTTAGAGTGGTGTTTAGTGTGATATTAATTTATTTATCGTCATTTGGCTATGATTCGCTTAAAAAGATATCATTAATAATAACATTCTATCAAATAGGCATAATACTCAATATTTTGTCGTTATCTACGTTTATGTTTGATAGAATTGGAATATACTTAAGGATTTTTGAAATAGTTATAGTTCCAATATTGATGTCTCTTATTAAAGATAAGTATTTGAGACAACTACTTTTTATTTTTTTATTTGTATTTATGTTAATTGTAATATCTAATAGCTTATTAATTAATCCCGATCCAAGTTTACTTAGATATAAAAGTATTTTTGAATCTGAATAGCTGTCTAACTTAATTAAAGATAGGAAGACATATTAGTTTATGTTACTTTTAG
This window harbors:
- a CDS encoding glycosyl transferase family 2 yields the protein MRKSRLEFSLIVCTLGRSIEIEELFESLENQKFKDFEVILIDQNEKNLLEDIVAKSQMKIKIKHIKSKEKGLSKARNRGIKVASGNYIAFPDDDCQYNSDTLLKIFNMFQNTNYDFITCNTKEKDSNNALVSLPNTKKIMQHNFYKIYGVSFTLFFNKKVISKVGEFDETLGVGSGTIFGAGEETDYLIRVVKNNYNGLYIPNIYVYHPAKELIYNQATFKRALMYGGGMGRVVKKHFNFLRTSRAIIAPLIKSILSISNINKAKFYFINFIGTLRGYYKS
- a CDS encoding glycosyltransferase, with the translated sequence MKKILLLGEYSGLHTNLKSALVRLGHEVTLASAGDGKKGIYGDLNLNLESTTRIGKFKELKNILEGLEGYDIVQFINPYVSHKLGVLLYNTIYSKNDKIYCVAAGDDVEFLSFVLNGGMTPYTVFDEYIEQNHKLEYTSLLDKYLHRRFMSNMDGIIPAMWEYAESYRKSMYQNKLKETIPLSIDLEKIQYEEPKIGNKIVFYHASNRPLFKGTANIIKAMEIFKSKYPNDVEMINADFLPLNEYLEVMSKTHVVIDQCRSFSYGMNALYSGAKGKIVMSGSEEVAMKELKVENSPIINITPDISHILNEFERILENKHKILEMSHEIREYIEEVHDCSKIALRYLNTWK
- a CDS encoding GNAT family N-acetyltransferase: MNNSNYKIEELNMQLTEEWNDFVAKSKNATFLHNTNYMHYHIDRFNDCSLIIKKNEQIVALLPGNISENTVFYSHQGLTYGGLLITNDTKLPDVLEYFNIINRYLYDNKKVTKIVYKTIPYIYSNVPSQEDEYALFRLGAKRIACSASSTIIINNKIKISSLRKRKIKKSQSNQLNIQIDNEYEEFWNILKNNLEDRHGTKPVHSVEELKLLKKRFPNEIKLFSVYFNNECLAGALIYIVGKVAHVQYIASNDIGKQVSALDYLFNYLIEDVFNDMNYFDFGTSVEENGYKLNEGLIFQKEGFGARTVVYNHYEYYLEEVLK
- a CDS encoding aminotransferase gives rise to the protein MISFLDLKKINNKYEAELKQAASRVIDSGWYISGEEVDAFEKEFATYCGTKHCIGVSNGLDALKLILQAYGIGEGDEVIVPSNTYIASLLAISQVGAMPILVEPNLETYNIKPTLIEEKITPNTKAILVVHLYGRVVEMSPIMEMAAKYNLKVIEDAAQSHGAEYNGRRVGNLGDAAGFSFYPGKNLGALGDAGAITTNDDTLAERVKAYRNYGSHKKYENLYKGYNHRLDEMQAAFLRVKLPYLDKENTIRHHLAKMYLNHIKNELITLPSIPNHEEECVWHVFTVRVKNRQQFKNYLTEHDIQTIIHYPIPPHQQVAYSEWNELSYPVSEQIHLEIISIPISPVQTEEETWKVIEVVNNFKG
- a CDS encoding O-antigen flippase yields the protein MNFFKTSLLSAISTFIKLASGLVINKVIAVYIGPAGVALIGQFQNFLNVVVTLGNGAINSGVTKYVAEYNDKDLMKRDAYITAAIKITLVVSVILGITLITSSRFISETLFNTVDYHILFKVLGGTLWLIGLNSIILSIINGLKKIRLFITINVTGSLLSLLFTTILTIKYNLWGALLAMILVQALLLFISLPIALKRLNIQFSLKKKSLSSEYYKKLLAFSSMSIVSIICVSVTQIAIRNHLANSFSLQEAGYWQSIWMISTMYLMIITTALSTYYLPRLSELNNVIDLKKEIVSGYKIIIPFVIISATSIYLLRDFIIAILFTNEFYPMRDLFFYQLLGDFFKMCSWGLAYLMIAKKMTSTFIITEIGFSMFFYILTVILTDQNGVIGVTYAYAINYFIYTIIIILVIRKWMNKIG